A window of Helicoverpa armigera isolate CAAS_96S chromosome 30, ASM3070526v1, whole genome shotgun sequence contains these coding sequences:
- the LOC135119162 gene encoding probable lysine-specific demethylase 4B: MSVPGDDVGVSSNGMTIQVFRPTWEEFKDFNKYIQYMESKGAHKAGLAKVIPPPEWVPRKSGYDLEQLNVTIPSPICQVVTGKQGLFQQINIQKKAMTVKQFAVMANSAKYCTPRHTSYEDLERKYWKNVTYVAPIYGADVNGSITDPDVKEWNINSLGTILDFVNSDYGIEIDGVNTAYLYFGMWKTTFAWHTEDMDLYSINYLHFGDPKTWYSIPPEHGKRFERIASGFFPTSAKTCQAFLRHKMTLISPQILKQYSVPVNKITQEAGEIMITFPYGYHAGFNHGFNCAESTNFAAPRWVEYGKRATQCTCSNDMVKISMDTFVKRFQPDRYELWLKGQDIGCHPEQPEKMVPAPHPSGQDILCNKNNTELPESFIEAEEEGLRKKKRHPLHLKRAMASKSISEGAIAVSILGHDVMDDDEMTMAEGDLDMMTSMKRPMMPLQPDENQLDALEDIWLKGDEMDPSEAQQPDVGYMDSDRDSDYGAPKNKKSSKTRKKRKDSIKKEGKAKALKEKEVKDEDNKDSKPKEGTEDKETEKDKEVVEKKKATPQKRGKKTKTKKLSNEEVQTMAALVSNWESPPHVEEEIPIFKAAPVTNDPLTTGQSTVATTPGEPTQPITKVPAVKKETKKRKSTKADGEKVEKPKKERVKKEPKPKPLDGVVKEKKPRKPRTPKKSTYEYSSPVAPVMAKPSQTYQPSTMTKLSYKLADIPIPTTSTSTSFSMQKTDQNSTTPPKPVKTYSAILLDPSLRVPKVVPPINKNPSAFEDEFHRFMSKKKEPSPQQVPTPRKTSPTIQAQTGKVVVESIEQPPHHTPQQREDWSMPIGQYNDSIFLNTPLDYRTYSNNQRHQPPPMERNQWRPEYYQPNPMHNNPMPPMYSQMTNNYYRSPYQSPWQYGYQK, from the coding sequence ATGTCGGTGCCTGGGGATGATGTTGGGGTGTCTTCCAACGGGATGACGATACAAGTGTTCCGCCCTACATGGGAGGAATTCAAGGATTTCAACAAGTACATTCAGTACATGGAATCTAAAGGGGCTCATAAGGCAGGCCTCGCGAAAGTGATTCCTCCGCCGGAGTGGGTCCCTCGCAAGTCGGGCTACGACCTCGAGCAGCTGAACGTGACGATCCCGTCGCCTATATGCCAGGTAGTGACTGGCAAGCAAGGTTTGtttcaacaaattaatatcCAGAAAAAAGCTATGACCGTAAAGCAATTCGCTGTGATGGCGAACTCTGCTAAGTACTGTACCCCGCGACACACGAGCTACGAAGATCTAGAGCGGAAATATTGGAAGAATGTCACGTACGTTGCTCCTATTTACGGAGCTGATGTTAATGGTAGCATCACAGACCCTGATGTTAAAGAATGGAATATCAACAGCCTGGGAACTATCCTCGACTTCGTAAACTCAGACTACGGCATAGAAATCGATGGAGTCAACACCGCGTACCTGTACTTCGGTATGTGGAAGACAACCTTTGCTTGGCATACCGAGGACATGGATCTTTATTCTATAAACTATCTCCACTTCGGCGACCCTAAGACATGGTACTCAATCCCACCCGAACATGGCAAAAGATTTGAAAGAATAGCTTCAGGATTCTTTCCGACGTCAGCCAAAACATGCCAAGCGTTCTTGAGACACAAAATGACGCTAATATCTCCACAAATACTCAAACAATATTCAGTTCCTGTTAATAAGATTACTCAGGAAGCCGGTGAGATTATGATTACATTCCCATATGGATACCATGCAGGTTTTAACCATGGGTTTAACTGTGCTGAGTCCACTAACTTTGCTGCTCCGAGATGGGTGGAGTACGGGAAGAGAGCTACACAATGTACCTGCAGTAATGATATGGTGAAGATTTCTATGGACACCTTTGTTAAGCGTTTCCAGCCTGACCGTTATGAGCTCTGGTTAAAGGGCCAGGACATAGGGTGCCACCCAGAACAGCCTGAAAAAATGGTTCCGGCACCTCATCCATCAGGCCAAGATATTCTATGCAACAAGAACAACACAGAGCTCCCGGAATCATTTATAGAAGCTGAGGAAGAAGGTCTTAGAAAGAAGAAAAGGCATCCACTACATTTGAAACGAGCGATGGCCAGCAAAAGTATATCTGAAGGTGCCATAGCGGTTTCCATCTTAGGCCATGATGTTATGGATGACGATGAAATGACAATGGCAGAAGGTGACTTAGACATGATGACTTCAATGAAGAGACCAATGATGCCGCTACAGCCAGATGAAAACCAACTCGATGCATTAGAAGATATTTGGCTGAAAGGAGATGAGATGGATCCATCTGAAGCGCAGCAACCAGATGTAGGATACATGGATTCGGACAGAGATTCTGACTATGGGGCACCAAAGAATAAGAAAAGTTCCAAAACTAGGAAAAAGCGAAAGGACAGCATCAAAAAGGAAGGTAAAGCAAAGGCATTGAAAGAGAAAGAAGTTAAAGATGAAGATAACAAAGATAGCAAACCTAAGGAAGGCACGGAAGATAAAGAAACTGAGAAAGATAAAGAAGTAGTTGAGAAAAAGAAAGCCACACCACAAAAGAGAGGTAAGAAGACTAAGACAAAGAAACTATCAAATGAAGAAGTCCAGACAATGGCTGCTCTTGTCTCGAACTGGGAATCTCCACCTCATGTGGAAGAGGAGATACCAATCTTCAAAGCGGCACCTGTTACTAATGATCCACTAACTACAGGGCAATCCACGGTTGCAACAACCCCTGGAGAACCAACACAACCAATAACCAAAGTCCCTGCAGTCAAAAAGGAAACGAAGAAACGGAAATCAACAAAAGCAGATGGAGAGAAAGTTGAAAAGCCTAAGAAAGAGAGAGTTAAGAAGGAACCTAAGCCTAAACCTCTTGATGGAGTTGTCAAAGAGAAGAAGCCTAGAAAACCTAGGACTCCTAAGAAGAGTACTTATGAGTACAGTTCACCTGTCGCACCTGTTATGGCAAAACCGTCACAGACATACCAACCATCTACAATGACTAAACTGTCTTACAAACTTGCCGATATCCCCATACCCACAACGTCAACATCAACATCCTTCTCAATGCAAAAAACAGACCAAAACTCCACAACGCCACCGAAACCTGTGAAAACATACTCTGCAATACTTTTAGACCCAAGTTTGAGAGTACCAAAAGTTGTACCACCGATAAACAAGAACCCTAGTGCATTTGAAGATGAATTCCACCGGTTCATGAGTAAGAAGAAAGAACCGTCACCGCAACAGGTTCCAACTCCTCGGAAAACATCACCGACCATACAGGCGCAGACCGGGAAAGTTGTGGTTGAGAGTATTGAGCAACCACCACATCATACTCCTCAGCAGAGGGAAGACTGGTCAATGCCTATTGGGCAGTATAATGACTCTATATTCCTTAACACTCCCTTAGATTATAGGACGTACTCGAACAACCAGAGGCATCAGCCCCCACCTATGGAGAGAAATCAGTGGAGGCCGGAGTATTACCAACCTAACCCTATGCATAACAACCCTATGCCTCCGATGTACTCACAAATGACAAATAATTACTACAGAAGCCCGTATCAGTCACCATGGCAATATGGCTACCAGAAATAA